CCTCCACCTAAAACAGTTTGAAAACCGCCGGCAGTAGCGATTACATTGCCCGCATTGGGGCTGGAGGTCCATCCTGCCAGGTACACATTCCCTGTGTTATCGCAGGCTACGCTGGAACCAGAATCATCAAATGCACCTCCGTAATAGGTTGCCCAGGGATCAACCACTAAAGGGTATGAAGAATTAAAAATTGAAAATGAAAAATTAATTATGGCTTCCCCTGCGGATAGTCGGGTCAAAATATATTTTGTAGGCACATCTATTACTTTTCCGTTTATTACCTGGTAAACTTTCGGGATGGATTCGTAAAATTCATTAATACTGGTTTTAATTACCAAGTGACCTTCGCTATTAATGCGTATACTTTCGGCTCCTTTCCATTGGAGTTTTATTTGAGCGGGGTTGGCGCGGGGTTGTACGATGAGGTCATATTTTATTCCATGTTCTTTGTCTCCGTAATATTTTACATCAATACCGTTGTAAATATCTTTGTATGTTACTTTGTTATATTGTTTTACATTTGTAATTCCATTGGGGCAATGAGCATAATAGTAATTGTTGTAGCCATCCAATTCATTTTCATTAACAAGCCTGCAGTTAGTATTGGCTCCGGCAAAATCCATATCAACCCTGTGTGTTTTAATTTTTTCATCGCGCATTAATTCATCTTGTTTTGTATGTTCATCGGCTTCGGTTAATGTTCCGGCATTAATTAATGCTTCCACTTTTTCATGTACTTCGTGCATCACTTCAGCCATATTGCTGAATACATAGCTGATGCCTGTTTTGCGTAAATAAATATCGGCAGCGCCGCTTTCGCTTTTGTATAATACATCGGGGCAAAGCTTTCCATTCATATCGGCTATTTGTCCTTTGTTGGGGGTAAAGCACATACCATTGCCGTTTAAAAGGTTACGGGCTTCAGGCGTGCTGGCTGATCCATGAGCCTGAGGCTTTGTTATAATCTGGGTTCTGCCATAGATACAAGCAAGAATACAAAAAGCGGAGAGTGCTATCTGTAAACCGGTAGTTTTATTTTTTGTGAACATTACCTGTTATTTTTACCTGAAGTTTAAACATTTATTTTTTTATGGGGCACTCAGATTTACATTTACACTACACCCATTTTTATCTTTAATTTTTATAGTGTATGTACCCGGGCAAAGTTGGTTCTTATACCTGTTAACATACCCGTCCAGCCAGGTATAACTATATGGACCTGTACTGCCGGTAGCGGTTACCAATATCCATTCTTTACAGCCGCAGTTTGTGCAGTTGGCGGTACCTTTGGTAAATTGGCCAACTAAGGGTGGGGGTGAAGAAATTGTGGCCGAAGAAGTAGCGGTACAGCCATTTGTATCGGTAACAGTTACCGTATAATTCCCTTGTGACAGGCTTGTCGCCAATTGGGTTGTCTGACCATTGCTCCAGGAGTACATATAGTTTGGTGTTCCGCCTGCCATCGATACTGTTACGATTGCATTATTATCCGTACTGCAATTTAAACCGGAAGTAACAGTAATGGCAGCGGATCCGCTTTTTGCAATGTTAACTGTTATGCTTGCAGTATCAAATGCACATCCACTTGATACGATAATGCGATAAGTTGTTGTAGTCTTGGGATTAGCAACCGGATTATTGATTGTGTCGTTACTTAACCCGAGTGCCGGACTCCAATAATACCTTGTTCCGCCATTTATATGTAACTGCACTTGCTGGCCCTTACATATAGAGGTGTCATTACTCATTGTAATATTAAGCGGAGTAATAGTATAGAATGCACGAAATATATTTGGCATTCCTTCCCAGCACTTCTTTCCATTGAGATATAGCCCCATATCTGTTGCATTTGAAGCTAATCCTAAATTATTGGGGTTCTTGATAACTGCAATATCATCTGTTAGAGGACCGGTATTTGATATTACTCTGGCAATATATATTTTATTGTCAGGGCCTAATTGGATTCCAAAATAATAATTAATAGGTGGAGTTGCAGCGAGAACTACAATGGCAGCAGTAAAAATGCCTGCGCCGGCCAATACATTATATTGTACTACATTACCCATTTCTGTTACATAAATTCTGGAATTATCAGGAGAAAACTCAATACCACCTTTAAGGCTGCCGCCGGATTTTGTAAGGGGATTCGAAACAAT
This sequence is a window from Bacteroidota bacterium. Protein-coding genes within it:
- a CDS encoding SBBP repeat-containing protein → MFTKNKTTGLQIALSAFCILACIYGRTQIITKPQAHGSASTPEARNLLNGNGMCFTPNKGQIADMNGKLCPDVLYKSESGAADIYLRKTGISYVFSNMAEVMHEVHEKVEALINAGTLTEADEHTKQDELMRDEKIKTHRVDMDFAGANTNCRLVNENELDGYNNYYYAHCPNGITNVKQYNKVTYKDIYNGIDVKYYGDKEHGIKYDLIVQPRANPAQIKLQWKGAESIRINSEGHLVIKTSINEFYESIPKVYQVINGKVIDVPTKYILTRLSAGEAIINFSFSIFNSSYPLVVDPWATYYGGAFDDSGSSVACDNTGNVYLAGWTSSPNAGNVIATAGGFQTVLGGG
- a CDS encoding SprB repeat-containing protein yields the protein MKTTLSFTAFVSLLIISTSSLYAQKEANRWYFGHGAGIDFSSGIAVPVTNGAQSVTENSSSICDKSTGDLLMYTDGDTVWNKNHLPMANGMGLKGGNSCFQGVLIVPLPQNDSLYYIFTAPDYESADICLTYSIVNIKANLGLGDVINKNIPLLPLVEVTEKITATYHANGIDIWIVTHEWNSNRYIAHLLTANGIINTVYSNVGYVIVPSFGTNDNSKIGGMKISPNGKKIASTVFVSKVIEVCDFNNCTGIVSNPLTKSGGSLKGGIEFSPDNSRIYVTEMGNVVQYNVLAGAGIFTAAIVVLAATPPINYYFGIQLGPDNKIYIARVISNTGPLTDDIAVIKNPNNLGLASNATDMGLYLNGKKCWEGMPNIFRAFYTITPLNITMSNDTSICKGQQVQLHINGGTRYYWSPALGLSNDTINNPVANPKTTTTYRIIVSSGCAFDTASITVNIAKSGSAAITVTSGLNCSTDNNAIVTVSMAGGTPNYMYSWSNGQTTQLATSLSQGNYTVTVTDTNGCTATSSATISSPPPLVGQFTKGTANCTNCGCKEWILVTATGSTGPYSYTWLDGYVNRYKNQLCPGTYTIKIKDKNGCSVNVNLSAP